In Quercus robur chromosome 10, dhQueRobu3.1, whole genome shotgun sequence, a genomic segment contains:
- the LOC126701723 gene encoding uncharacterized protein LOC126701723 produces MKKMIALGFEGSANKIAVGVVTLDGTILSNPRHTYITPPGQGFLPRETAQHHLQHILPLIKSALKTAQITPDEIDCLCYTKGPGMGAPLQVSAIVVRILSQLWKKPVVAVNHCVAHIEMGRIVTGADDPVVLYVSGGNTQVVAYSEGRYRIFGETIDIAVGNCLDRFARVLALSNDPSPGYNIEQLAKKGEQFIDLPYVVKGMDVSFSGILSYIEATAVEKLKNNECTPADLCYSLQETVYAMLVEITERAMAHCDTKDVLIVGGVGCNERLQEMMRTMCSERGGRLFATDDRYCIDNGAMIAYTGLLAYAHGTVTPMEESTITQRFRTDEVHAIWREKKEPSNMNGLIQESS; encoded by the exons atgaagaagatgatagCACTAGGCTTTGAGGGTTCAGCCAACAAAATTGCCGTTGGGGTTGTAACTTTAGATGGCACCATTCTATCAAACCCACGACACACCTACATTACCCCTCCTGGCCAAGGATTCCTTCCCCGAGAAACTGCTCAGCACCATCTCCAACACATTCTTCCATTAATCAAATCTGCTTTGAAGACTGCCCAAATAACCCCAGATGAAATAGATTGCCTCTGTTACACCAAGGGTCCTGGCATGGGAGCACCACTACAAGTTTCTGCTATTGTTGTACGGATTCTTTCACAGCTGTGGAAGAAGCCCGTTGTTGCGGTTAATCACTGTGTGGCACATATTGAGATGGGGAGGATTGTGACTGGGGCAGATGATCCTGTTGTATTGTATGTTAGTGGTGGGAATACACAGGTAGTAGCATATAGCGAAGGGCGTTACAGGATCTTTGGGGAAACCATTGATATTGCTGTAGGAAATTGCTTGGATCGATTTGCTAGGGTGTTGGCACTCTCCAATGATCCAAGCCCTGGATATAACATTGAGCAG CTTGCAAAGAAAGGGGAACAATTCATTGACCTTCCCTATGTTGTCAAAGGGATGGATGTATCTTTCAGTGGAATATTGAGCTATATTGAAGCCACTGCTGTGGAGAAGCTAAAAAATAATGAGTGCACCCCTGCAGACTTGTGTTACTCCTTGCAG GAGACTGTATATGCAATGCTTGTGGAGATTACAGAACGGGCAATGGCACACTGTGACACGAAAGATGTTCTTATTGTTGGTGGTGTTGGTTGCAATGAGCGCTTGCAGGAGATGATGAGAACAATGTGCTCAGAGCGTGGTGGAAGGTTGTTTGCTACTGATGACAGGTATTGCATTGATAATGGAGCAATGATTGCATATACTGGTCTTCTTGCTTATGCTCATGGTACGGTAACTCCAATGGAGGAATCAACCATCACCCAGCGGTTCCGGACTGATGAAGTACATGCAAtctggagagagaaaaaggagccTTCTAACATGAATGGTCTCATTCAGGAAAGCAGCTAA